Proteins from one Bactrocera neohumeralis isolate Rockhampton chromosome 3, APGP_CSIRO_Bneo_wtdbg2-racon-allhic-juicebox.fasta_v2, whole genome shotgun sequence genomic window:
- the LOC126752880 gene encoding phospholipase A1 gives MSTSHKASDLLLLLLAVVAFISSNCAFAAILAPMREVKVVDDIASNVLTNLEVEAYHHRNMERNFNMDKELEDESEDDKFCVWHRCDNDLREPRGFKKYFDLSFLKKFMSHLNPFGMSRMNMNFYLFKQDFPECGRELRISDKRAELLRAGFNPRQPTRIIIHGWMSQSRGSFNRDVKNAYLKRGDYNVIIVDWSASATNVNYFAVVKMIEGFGAQVARFTQHLQRTVGADYDDMYLIGHSLGAQIAGAAGKLIQPARYNTIFALDPAGPKFRHRSAEFRIDPTDAKYVESIQTSGNLGFLEPTGNATFYPNYGLYQSRCYYVGCSHIRAYKMFAESITTDVGFWGTRCERREPEWQCNEEMSPADLYRMGGEPAQLKSGIFYVKTGTGAPFALGRNWQNEEA, from the exons ATGTCTACTAGTCACAAAGCTTCGGATttacttttgttgcttttggctgTGGTAGCGTTTATCAGCAGTAATTGCG CGTTCGCTGCGATTCTAGCGCCCATGCGCGAAGTAAAAGTCGTGGACGATATCGCTTCCAATGTGCTCACCAATCTCGAAGTGGAGGCCTACCATCATCGTAATATGGAACGAAACTTCAATATGGATAAGGAATTGGAGGATGAAAGCGAAGACGACAAGTTCTGTGTGTGGCATAGATGTGATAACGATTTGCGCGAGCCGCGCGGCTTCAAGAAATACTTTGATttgtcatttttgaagaaatttatgaGTCATTTGAATCCCTTCGGCATGTCGCGCATGAATATGAATTTCTACCTCTTCAAACAGGACTTCCCCGAATGTGGGCGTGAACTGCGCATCAGCGATAAGCGCGCAGAATTATTGCGCGCCGGCTTCAATCCCAGGCAACCAACGCG CATCATCATACACGGCTGGATGAGTCAGTCGCGTGGCTCCTTCAATCGCGACGTCAAGAATGCTTATCTCAAGCGCGGCGATTACAATGTGATTATCGTTGATTGGAGCGCTAGCGCCACCAATGTGAATTACTTCGCGGTTGTCAAAATGATTGAGGGCTTCGGCGCACAAGTCGCACGCTTCACGCAACACTTGCAGCGCACAGTTGGTGCAGATTACGATGACATGTATCTGATCGGTCACTCGTTGGGCGCACAAATTGCCGGCGCTGCGGGCAAACTCATTCAACCCGCGCGCTACAACACAATCTTTGCTTTGGATCCCGCGGGTCCTAAGTTCCGTCATCGTAGCGCTGAGTTTCGTATAGATCCCACAGATGCCAAATATGTCGAGTCGATACAGACCAGCGGCAATTTGGGTTTCCTTGAACCCACCGGCAACGCGACGTTCTACCCGAATTATGGTCTCTACCAAAGTCGCTGCTACTATGTGGGTTGCTCACACATACGCGCCTACAAAATGTTTGCTGAGTCCATCACAACCGATGTAGGTTTCTGGGGCACACGCTGTGAGCGGCGTGAGCCGGAATGGCAGTGCAATGAAGAGATGTCACCTGCGGATCTCTATCGAATGGGCGGTGAGCCTGCCCAACTGAAAAGCGGTATATTCTATGTGAAGACGGGCACGGGCGCGCCGTTTGCTTTGGGTCGCAACTGGCAGAATGAAGAGGCGTGA